The genomic stretch AAGAGAAGATCCAACGAACTCTAATCTTGAATTCTTCCCCCTCGTTCTCTTCGTAAAAGTAGAGCGAGATTACCGAAAGTAAAATGAGAGTATTGAATAGATGGTCTATGTAGGCCGTTCTGGAAAGAAGAAGAGGCAAGAAGGAAGCGGAATACAAAAATGCCCATGCATATCCGAAGAATCTTGAGTGAAGAGAACTTCCTAAGCGAACTAAAATGAAGAAGGAGATTAATCCGCTCAAAACGGAAGGCATACGAGTAGAAAATTCGTTTAAACCGAAAACTCCGTAGAAAGCGTTTGCTAACCAAAAATAAAAAGGAGGCTTTTCGCTGAATATCTGCCCGTTTACTTGGATGCGAAAGAATTCACCGGATTCCCACATTCCCTTGGAAGCAGCTCCGTAAATATTCTCATCCCAATCAATGAGAGGAAAGCTTCCTAAGCCGAAGAGAAGAAACAAAAGATACAGAAGGAATAAAAGTGGAAAAAACAAATTTCGCATTCTAAATGAAAAACCTTTTAAAGGAAGCGAAGTCTCGCCTTCCCTAATCCAAAAATCGAAGACATTCTACTTCATCATTCCAAAACCTAAATTTTACAATCCAGATTCGTTACAAAACAGATAAAATTGAAATGGAATAGAAAGATCTCTTTAATTTCAAAAAGATATAAGAGATGCGAAAAGAATTTCTGAAAGCAGATTAGAATAAAAAAAAGCCTAACCTTCGTTACGAGAAGTTAGGCTTCAGAGTCGTACGGCGATTTATAAAAAATATAAATCCGTGGTCCCGTCGAAAGAACCAACATTCACTTAGGCGGCTCCCCTGCCGGAACACACTAAAGATGAACCGGCAGGCCGCTATTGAATTACTTCAATAGCTGGAGCACGGTTTGCGGTTTCATGTTCGCCTGAGCGAGCATCGCAGTAGCAGCCTGGGTCAGGATCTGATATCTGGTGAAGCTGGTCATTTGCTCAGCCATATCAGTATCACGGATCCGTGATTCAGCAGCTTGGATGTTCTCGTAAGCGTTCATCAACCCCTTAGCGGCATGTTCCAGACGGTTGTAATAAGCTCCTAAGTCTGCTCTCTGTTTAGAGATCAGTCTTAGAGCATCGTCAGCGAGTCCAATAACGGAGTTCGCTTTTCCCGCCGTAGAAAGAGAGATGAAAGTTAGAACAGTCGGGTTTCTGAGTCCCAGAGCCGCGGTGTTCATCGTTTCAATATAAACTCTCTCTCTTTGGTGCATGTTAGCACCCATATGGAACCACATACTTGCGGTCGGATTCAAACGAGCGAAAGCTCCAGTAAGGAGTTTCATCTTGTTGAACTCGGCCTGAGAAGCAATCCTGTCGATCTCGTCGACCAACTGGGAAACCTCTACTTGTATTTGTTGACGGTCTTCCTCGGTATAAATACCGTTCGCAGCTTGCACTGCAAGCACGCGGATCCTTTGAACGACTTCATGGGTTTCTTGCAGATACCCTTCTGCCGTTTGGATCAAGGACATACCGTCCTCAGTGTTTTGTTCCGCCCTGCGCAAACCTCCGACCTGAGTCCTCATTTTTTCGGACACGGCCAAACCGGAAGCGTCGTCACCTGCACGGTTAATACGCATACCAGAAGACAACTTCTCGATGTCTTTGTTCATGCTTTCGCTATTGAACTTTAAAGTTCTGTGAGCGAAGATGGCACTGATGTTGTGGTTAATAATCATTCGGTTCCTCCTTGAATCCGAATCTCCGCAAGCGGAGAATTGATCTTCCTAGAGGTCTTCCTTGACCTCTTCCCCTTAAAAATCGGGCCAGTTTCCAAAACGGAAGAGATACTTTTTTCACAGATAATAAGATAAAAGATGCTTCCTACCAAGCTAGGATATGTCACGTTTCAGAAGGGATAGTTTTGGGCGCCCTCCGCGCTTCGCTCGGAGCCGAGCCGCTGCGGATTCGGCATTCGCCTCATCCGTCCGCGCCGAAGATTTGTAGTAACTTCGACATTTCATACAAAGGCGCGTCCGGACTAAAGTCCTCCACGTCTCTGGCGCGGTTTTGGACCCGTAATTCCCCCTGAAAGTGCTTGCCGGAATAGATACAGGCAACAGTCTGAAAGAAAGATGCTCGAAAGAATTTATCTAGCGAATCCCCGCGGTTTCTGCGCCGGCGTAAAATATGCGATCTCTTATGTGGAACAGGTCCAGTCCCATTCCAAAGAACAGATCTATGTACGAAAGGAAATCGTTCATAACCGTCGTGTCGTAGAAGACATGAAGAAAAGAGGGATCAAGTTCATTAACGAGCTTGGGGAAGCTCCGGACGGAGCCACAGTGATCTTCTCCGCACATGGAGTTTCTCCTGAAGTCGTCGAAGAAGCTAAAAAGCGCAGTATGAAGATCGGAGATGCTACCTGCCCTTTGGTAACTCGGGTCCACAGAAAGGCGCGTCGCTATAAGGATTCTCACCAGATCATCTATATAGGCCACCAAGGTCATGACGAAGCGATCGGAACCATGGGCGAAGCCGATATGTTTCTAGTAGAATCCCCCGAAGACGTCCAAAAGCTAATCGGAAAAATAGATACAAACAAGCCGATCACGTATCTAATGCAGACCACTCTTTCCGTTGCGGATACTAAGCTGGTCGTTGAAAAGATCGCAGAATTATTCCCAAGTGTAGAACATCCTGCCAAGGATGATATCTGTTACGCGACTACGGAAAGACAAGAAGCAGTCTCTTCCATGATGGAAGAGATAGATGCAATGTTAGTGATCGGAGCAGACAATAGTTCTAATTCTCTTCGCCTATTGCAACTTGCCCAAAAATCCAAACCTTTCTCCTTTAAAGTAAATTCTTTAGAAGATCTAAGCAAAGAATACTTGGAGGAAAAGAATATTCGAACGATCGGAATTACTGCAGGAGCCTCCACTCCTCAGATCCTAGTAGATGAGATCATTCACAAATTGAGGGAATTCTATCCTTCGGTCAGTGTGGATTTGTTCCCAGGTTCAAGGGAAGATTCCATGAGTTTCAAACTACCAGCTAACTTGTTACTTTAATTTCTTTATGTCCCGATCCTTTGGGATCTCATTTTCCTTTCGGAATTTGAGGGTTAGTTCTGTGTCTTTAGAATAATCTTTATCTTAAAATCATTATATAATGTCCTCGTAAAAGGCGTTATGCGCCAAAGTGAGTCATTTTTGTGTATTTTTGCATTAAAGTGATTGAATTAACTCTGTTTTCGCGTAAGTTTCTTCCCCTGTATGGTCAAGGAAGATCTACGGTTCGGTTCAGGAACCGAACTGTTCCAACTCATAGTCTCACAGACTTCTGACGCGATTCTCGTAACTGATTCTAATTTAAACGAGAACGGGCCATCTATAGTCTTCGCAAATCCTGCATTTTGCAATTTAACCGGTTATAAGATAGAAGAATTACAAGGAAAATCAGCGAAGATCCTTTTCGGAAAAGATACAAACAGAAAGACATTACAAAATCTTAAAAATTGCGTGCAACGTGGAATTCCCTACTCTTCTTCTACAATCAATTATAGAAAGGATGGGAGCAAGTATCATGCAGAATGGACTGTTTCTCCCGTCAAGGATCCTGCCGGGAAAATTACGAATCTATTATCTATCCAGAGAGATATCACTGATAAGATCTTAAGAGAGGAATTTGCTGCGAGAAGATTGAGATCAGAGATGGGTTTGACCGCTGCCTCTCAGATCTTAATGAGCACCCAGCACGAAAGCTTTACGGTAGAAAGAGCGATTGAACATTTCTTAGTCCTCACCGGTGCCGAAAGGATCTATTTCTATAAGAGAACGAGCAATCCAGAAGTGTTGCTATTAGAGGCGGAAAGTAAGAGTCCATTCTCTAGTTCTACCTTAGCGGAGACTCATCCGCAAATTTCTCTGACTTCTCGCTTCTCCAGGTGGAAGGGATTTCTTCATAAGAATGAAATCATAGAATTCAGAACAAGCCAACTTCCCGAATTAGAAAGATATTTTTGCCAAGGCCGAAGGTCGGATACTATCTTCCTATTTCCTTTGAAGATCTCAGGTGATTGGATCGGATTTTTGGGAATGGAATTTTTCGAGAGCCAGACAGGTCCTGAGGAGCAATTTACTTTTCGCACGTTTGCGGATCTAATCGGATTTTATTTAGAAAGAAAATCTATATTAGAAGAGTTGAAAACTCATAAAGAAACCTTGGAAGAGACCGTGGAGAAGCGGACCAAGGAATTATCCGTACAAAAGGAAAAGGCAGAAGCCGCAAGTACAGCAAAAAGTGAATTTCTTGCGAACATGAGTCATGAACTCAGGACTCCTTTGAATGCGATCATAGGACTCTCAAAGATGATCCAACCTTCCCAAGAGGATCCAAGTAACCAAAGATACTTGGACGTGATCCATAATTCAGGATTGCATCTGTTGGGGCTCATCAACGATATCTTAGATCTTTCCAAGCTGAATGCAGGAAAATCCAGCTTCAATTTCGATGAGTTGGATCTTAAAAAAGAAATAGAGCAAGTTGTCTCCGTGTTAGAAGCGGAAATACTTAGAAAACATATCCACCTTGTCTGGCAGGAATCAGATATCCAACATCCTCTGATCACAGGAGATCCTAAAAGAGTCAGGCAGATTTTTTTGAATCTGCTCGGAAATGCGGTCAAGTTCACAGAAGAACAAGGTTCTATTTACGTATCCGTTTCCAAAGAAAGGGATTTCTGGCTCGTAGAGATCACAGACACAGGCATCGGAATTCCAGATGAAGAGCAGAGAAAAGTATTCGATGCATTTTATCAGGTAAAGAATGCAAGGACAAAGGATACGGAAGGAACTGGGCTTGGCCTTTCGATCGTAAAGAAGTTAGTAGAGGCGCATAACGGTTCCATTCGATTGAAGAGTAGAGAAGGAATCGGAACCTCTTTCTTTATAAGCCTTCCCGTTTTAGATAAGGGAGAACGTAAGATCCAGGTCCGACGAAATTATTCAAATGCGTATCCAGAAAAACTAAAGGCGAATTGCTATATTCGATTCGAGTGCGCAAACAGAAAGAATGAAGAGTTGCTAACCTCCTTCTTCAAGAAACAGGACCAAGATCTGTATTTTTCGGAGAACAAAGGTGAATATAATAAAAAACTAATCCTATTCAGAGACAATCGAGCAACGACCGGACTTCCGGGATCTTCGAAAGCCTGGAAAACTGTCTATATTCTCCCCGAAGGAAATACAAGAGAAGAAGGAACAGAATTCGATTTCTATCTTGGGAGCCCTATCTCCATAGACGAATTGAAAGTAATCATAGAACAGTTGGCGGATGAGATCCATGAATAATACCACCGGCTCTGTTGGTAAAACCAGAATAGAACGAAAAAGTCTCGTTCGAGATCCAGTTCTGATCGTAGAAGATAAATTGGAAAATACTCTTATGCTTGAGGCGCTTTGTGAGGAATTCGGGATCCAATACGAGTCTGCTTCGAACGGAGAAGAGGCCATCGAGATGGCCAAAGCAAAGAAATATTCGATTTATATAGTTGATCTTCTCATGCCTGTGATGGATGGACCTTCCTTCATTCGTATGTTAAAGGAATTTCAACCTGAGGCCACCATACTCGTGCAAACTGCAATCGATTCCACAGAAACTGTGATCGAGGTCATGAAGTTAGGTGTATTCGATTATATTATCAAACCGATTATGCCGGACCTATTTCTCAAGTCCATGTCCAAGGCAGTCGACTACAAGGCACTAAAAGACAGAGAGAATTCGATCCTAGAAGCGGAGAGCTTAAAGCTAAGGAGCCAATTAGAGTGGCTTACCTATAAGGAAACCAGAAGAAAGTCCGCAGATGAATCCTGGGAAAAGTCGTCCATACATTCTCTCCAGACTTCCCTATCCCAAGGTTCCGGAATAGGCGCAATCATCAGCCTGTTAGATATGGCTCGGGCTGATTTGAAAAAGGACGGAGACTATTATCAGATCCATTCTACTATTATGGACCTGATCTTGGAGAATCAGGAGATTACTAAGAATCTTCTGACTGGGCTCACTCAATTATTAGAGATCATTAATACAGATCTAAACAAGAAGCCGATGCTCGCTTCTGAGCTCATTGAGAAAATGAAAGGAACAGTCGAGTTCATTCGGCCTTACCTAGAGCAAAAGAACCTGAGGTTGAATCTTCCCGTTTTAAAAAGAGATGTGGAAGTGGAGATAGAACCCGAACTCTTTTTCTCTGCTGTCTATGAAATCGTTCTTAATGCGTTCAAATACTGCGCCCCTAAAACGAGCCTGGAATTGTTTACGAGTATCAACCAAGGATACTTTTGTATCGTTTTGAAGAACATTGTAGATGAGAAGCCGTATGGAGGTGTGGATGAAAAATATGAGAGTTTGGTGCTACAGCCATTCTTTCGACTTCATCCTCCGGTAGAGAGCGTCTCTCACCTTGAAAAATTCGGCTTAGGTCTCGGA from Leptospira semungkisensis encodes the following:
- a CDS encoding flagellin, with product MIINHNISAIFAHRTLKFNSESMNKDIEKLSSGMRINRAGDDASGLAVSEKMRTQVGGLRRAEQNTEDGMSLIQTAEGYLQETHEVVQRIRVLAVQAANGIYTEEDRQQIQVEVSQLVDEIDRIASQAEFNKMKLLTGAFARLNPTASMWFHMGANMHQRERVYIETMNTAALGLRNPTVLTFISLSTAGKANSVIGLADDALRLISKQRADLGAYYNRLEHAAKGLMNAYENIQAAESRIRDTDMAEQMTSFTRYQILTQAATAMLAQANMKPQTVLQLLK
- a CDS encoding PAS domain-containing sensor histidine kinase, which gives rise to MVKEDLRFGSGTELFQLIVSQTSDAILVTDSNLNENGPSIVFANPAFCNLTGYKIEELQGKSAKILFGKDTNRKTLQNLKNCVQRGIPYSSSTINYRKDGSKYHAEWTVSPVKDPAGKITNLLSIQRDITDKILREEFAARRLRSEMGLTAASQILMSTQHESFTVERAIEHFLVLTGAERIYFYKRTSNPEVLLLEAESKSPFSSSTLAETHPQISLTSRFSRWKGFLHKNEIIEFRTSQLPELERYFCQGRRSDTIFLFPLKISGDWIGFLGMEFFESQTGPEEQFTFRTFADLIGFYLERKSILEELKTHKETLEETVEKRTKELSVQKEKAEAASTAKSEFLANMSHELRTPLNAIIGLSKMIQPSQEDPSNQRYLDVIHNSGLHLLGLINDILDLSKLNAGKSSFNFDELDLKKEIEQVVSVLEAEILRKHIHLVWQESDIQHPLITGDPKRVRQIFLNLLGNAVKFTEEQGSIYVSVSKERDFWLVEITDTGIGIPDEEQRKVFDAFYQVKNARTKDTEGTGLGLSIVKKLVEAHNGSIRLKSREGIGTSFFISLPVLDKGERKIQVRRNYSNAYPEKLKANCYIRFECANRKNEELLTSFFKKQDQDLYFSENKGEYNKKLILFRDNRATTGLPGSSKAWKTVYILPEGNTREEGTEFDFYLGSPISIDELKVIIEQLADEIHE
- a CDS encoding hybrid sensor histidine kinase/response regulator codes for the protein MNNTTGSVGKTRIERKSLVRDPVLIVEDKLENTLMLEALCEEFGIQYESASNGEEAIEMAKAKKYSIYIVDLLMPVMDGPSFIRMLKEFQPEATILVQTAIDSTETVIEVMKLGVFDYIIKPIMPDLFLKSMSKAVDYKALKDRENSILEAESLKLRSQLEWLTYKETRRKSADESWEKSSIHSLQTSLSQGSGIGAIISLLDMARADLKKDGDYYQIHSTIMDLILENQEITKNLLTGLTQLLEIINTDLNKKPMLASELIEKMKGTVEFIRPYLEQKNLRLNLPVLKRDVEVEIEPELFFSAVYEIVLNAFKYCAPKTSLELFTSINQGYFCIVLKNIVDEKPYGGVDEKYESLVLQPFFRLHPPVESVSHLEKFGLGLGLTAVDQIMRKHNGLFFIHNAKDHTGDQIRLCVMSELFLPIR
- the ispH gene encoding 4-hydroxy-3-methylbut-2-enyl diphosphate reductase, encoding MLERIYLANPRGFCAGVKYAISYVEQVQSHSKEQIYVRKEIVHNRRVVEDMKKRGIKFINELGEAPDGATVIFSAHGVSPEVVEEAKKRSMKIGDATCPLVTRVHRKARRYKDSHQIIYIGHQGHDEAIGTMGEADMFLVESPEDVQKLIGKIDTNKPITYLMQTTLSVADTKLVVEKIAELFPSVEHPAKDDICYATTERQEAVSSMMEEIDAMLVIGADNSSNSLRLLQLAQKSKPFSFKVNSLEDLSKEYLEEKNIRTIGITAGASTPQILVDEIIHKLREFYPSVSVDLFPGSREDSMSFKLPANLLL